The Fibrobacter sp. UWB16 genomic interval CGAACGAATTCTCGGCTTTGATTCAAAGTGGGAATTTTAGAATTCTCATCACTTAGTTCCATTTTCAAACAACTGCAAATTCAAGCCTAGCATTTTCAACACTTGAAGCGTTTTACCCAAGTGTATGGACTCTTTTCCGTTCTCAAGTTCAGAAAGAAAACGGATGCCAACCCCGCAAAATGCGGCACATTCAGCCTGAGTAAAACCCAGACTTTTCCGGCGTGCCCTAATCTGCGATGAAATATCTTTGAGCGATTGGATTTCCATGCTCTAAATATAATATTCCCGAACGGGAAAATCAACGTCTCGATTGTCGATAAAAATCAAAATATTCCCGAACGGGAAGATTAAATTTCCGTCTGTACTATTTTCCCATTCTTTAATTCAGAATCAAGCAAATCGTAATTGTAGGCTGAACTTTCCGTGCAAAGTCCTGTTGTCGGATTTTGTAACAGCTCAAAAGTTTTTGAATTATAGATGAGACTTAACGCCGCCTGCAGTGAAAGATTGCGTTCTTCCATCAGCCATTTAGCCATATCGCTGACTATGCCTTCAACGAGAAATTCCTGTTTTAAAGTCATACACTAGGTCTC includes:
- a CDS encoding helix-turn-helix transcriptional regulator; translation: MEIQSLKDISSQIRARRKSLGFTQAECAAFCGVGIRFLSELENGKESIHLGKTLQVLKMLGLNLQLFENGTK